One Burkholderia gladioli genomic window, ACTTCGCAATCTTCTCGCTGGCCGACGCGCTCGGCGTCGACGCGCGCTGGCTCGCTACCGGTGAGGCACCTCGGCCGAAAATCGGGGATATCGTCACGGCGAGCGTGAGCGATCCGGACAACATTGCCAAGGGCATCTATCGGCTGTGCTCGGCTTTCTTCGAGGCCGCTGCGCTGTTCGATGTGATCCATCGCGCCATCGCCGACGGCGAGGAGGAACAGGTCGATCTCATCTCGTTGACCGCGCTCGGCCGTGAACACGCCAACCTCGCCGCCCAGCGCGCCGAGAATCTGGCGAAGGAGGTGACCCGTGGTTGATATCCGCTCGATCGTCACCGTCGAGAAGGAAATCGACGGCGGCTGCCACACGGCCGGCCTCAAAGTCGCCGGCGGCCAG contains:
- a CDS encoding helix-turn-helix domain-containing protein, translated to MAKTVTQATRAAAHAPTPFGERLAECRGRSKLSQQALADAASVSQTMISALECGRNQIDYFAIFSLADALGVDARWLATGEAPRPKIGDIVTASVSDPDNIAKGIYRLCSAFFEAAALFDVIHRAIADGEEEQVDLISLTALGREHANLAAQRAENLAKEVTRG